The nucleotide window tatctaGCAAAACGTTATAAAGGTGGTAGGAATGGAGTTTGGGGGTTAATTCGATGGTGGCGAAGGATAGGATAGTCAAGGGGTAAGGATAGGTGAGATGTGAGAAGACAGTAAACTTAGAACACTATTTATGTGGCTTATTTTTTCCTACTTTCATtaggaaaatcatttttctcatttttaaggagattatttttgtagaaaaaatgtttggaaccaaacatagaaaatttgaaaaacatttcctcattatcaaacacaccctaagagtATTTAGTTAAGTTATATATTGAGCGGCCATTGGTttgcatattttattatttttgaaattatagtTTTGGGGTTAATAATTTCATCTGGGAGGTGGGATAAAACGGTCACAAATTTGATATGGTATTTATGATTAAAGTtgatatcaatttttatactatgTTTGCTTATCAACACAAATTTATCCTATTGTTAACCAAACACAATATAAAACTAATCTTATCCGATAAACCTtgacaataatttatttatattaatataatttaccGTGCTATAGTACGTCAATTATCATATTTAGTGTATCTGTTTACCAGCTAATGCTTGTTATAAATTTTTgcctataattatttttttataaaataattagaaaattgtataaaacaAATTAAGTCAGAAGACATATGATGACAAAACTTATATTACCTAGTACTAATTCAAAGACTAATTAAGGTTAAGTACCAATATCAGCTGActtcttataataataaataacgTAATATATTATTTGACGCAAATTATGACCTAAAAGGTTCCTGTTCTAACATATAACCAGTATTTTAGTGGCTCTAATAATTGATTGTAATTTCAAAagcatatattatatatattaatctaATTGTTTAAGCTACAAGTTTCTTTTATTGGATTTATACCATTGATAATccgtatttatttatttataagttccATAATCATCTCAAAGATCATTTCATTTAATGGACAGGTGGCAAAAGTTAATGATGGCCAATTAATCATACTTAGTTCTTAGATGTGAAGTCACGTTCTAGTGTTCTACACTAATTATTCAAAGTAGTTAGAATTATTCCTAAcctcataaattttaaaacacttttcgattataaaatatatgaattcCAAgatagttattaattaatattaattagcaGTCAAAAGCTTTTCTAAATCTCTCTTTAAGTAGAGTTTTATGCATTCATATCAATTAAGTTGTTCTATGACAATATCTAAAAGCATGTTCATGCGGAAACAAAATTAAGTAAACGTCGATTAGTTATCgagtttaaattatatatgtaatatatataccatcaatataaataatttatacacTATTTAGTTAATTTTACTTGTCATACGTAAGTTAAACATTTTTTAAGTGATATGATAGTATAAAAACTTGGAGTttaatttttacataatatGTAATGCATCAGCATGTGAAGTCATATATTGATGTTTGAGTCAAATGTTAGGAAATGTGAAGGAATCttccttttgttttatttagttGGTAATTGCTTTGAttgttacaaaaaaataatgaatatctAATAATTATTCCTAATGAAAATACTATTTAAATTTAGAATTCAATCAACGACAAGGACCAAATAATGTTTGACAACATTAAAAGCACATtatattctttctttctttttttggattttGGCAGACACGAATTGAAAAGACTTCCACTCCATATCTACACATTACGTTTAATTAAACAGTTGCATTAAATCATTAGtagtaaatattgaatatttttttcttaatgcaAATATAAAATCTGCACAAAAGTTTCATATTGTGAACCTATAAGATGTTAGGTTTTAAAAGGGTGTGGggaaaattaagtatttttttcgAAATGATATCAAGAGAAAAGATGTAATttgaataacatatttttacatGAATGATTatgactttttcaatgagttaggatttttttaataagttgaGACTTTTCTGATAAATTAAAACACAATAACTGCACGTTCATATTActctttgttggctataaatagagaaactttatctcatttttcaaatacactTTTCTGATCTTCTACTCAAGTGAGTTCGTTGTTCACTAGCGTTGTGATACCACTGTACTGATGAATAAATCATTCTATCATGAAAGGATATATTAAATCACCTAAATTACattgacaaatataattttcttttagacGCATTATAAATTCAGTAGAATCGACTTTTATctcattcaattttttgttgGGTTGGTTAATATTTTGCTGAtcttttgaattcaaattgaCACACTTTATAAGTTAGTTCGGCCCGTGAGAATGGGAGAGTCAAAATAAAGATTCTTCACTTTTTATGCTAATTCAAAACTatgtaaaatttgaaattgtcCACTTTGTTCCTCCAAAATTAGTAAAGGTTTAGCAGAATTTAtctatttaattaacatgattgaaAAAATGTTAGCCTATATTAAAAAATGAACCATTAATCTTATGTTTTTTTACCTACCATATAAATTGACAGGACATTGAAGGTGACATCAATTAAACAAAACTTTAATTAGTGTACTCAATTGTCCTCTTTCTTAGGATATCAAAAGTCAAAACTTTAACCTAACTAAGAAAAATTGACCAAATCGATATTTAGATAAATCACAAGAGAGAAGTATTCTAATAATCAATTgttgatcaaaatattttaaaaatattatcattagAAAAGTAAATtcctgaaaaaaaaagaaaaaaaatgttatccTTAACAAAGGTAGAGAAAATAAGGATCAAAAGGGAATTCTACATCAATTATGTCCTTCTCGATCCTCGTCCTCCAACAATTTCATATTCACTCTTATCACCGTGCATCCCTACTCTTCATCCGTACctcatataattatttttctaaagggaaaaaggtcaaatatgtccctaaactattcgaaaaggtttaGATATACCCCCCGTTTAAAGTTTGCCTCACTCATGCCCTTGCTGTCCAACTTTTCgtctagatatgcccttatgAGAGTTAAATGCCAAATGGAATTGCCacgtcatttttacattaccacgtgacatttatattaaagggaaaagggtcaaatatacccctaaactaatcgaaaaggtctagatataccccctccccccttttaaataaactaccccatctgttttcaacaattttttttgaatttttaattttttcggtaaatcccgaaaatgagtaattgactaattaaaaataggaaaaatatgaaaaaatatatataaaattattgcCAAAAATTCGCAAATAAATATAGTagccttaaattcaacaatttcaataattttttttaattttttttcgataaatcacgaaaatgagtaattgattactaaaaaatatgaaaaatatagccTAAAAATTCAGCATAAAgtcaatttcatattttttcatattttttattaatcaattactcattttcgtgatttatcaagaaaaataaaattgttgaatttaaggttactatatttatttgcaattttttgacgttaattttttatatatatttttttcatattttccctattttttattagtcaattactcattttcgggatttaccaaaaaaaataaaaaattttaaaaaattgttgaaaacgggtcgggtagtttatttaaaagggggtatatctagaccttttcgattagtttaggggtatatttgaccctttgcCCTTTAATATAAATGTCACGTGGTAATGTAAAAATAACGTGGCAATTCCATTTGACATttaacgcccataagggcatatctagacgaaaagttggacggcAAGGGCATGAGTGAACCAAACTTTAAACggggggtatatctagacctttttgaataatttaggggcatatttgaccctttttccttttctaaattatatatataaatgcttttaagataaaaaaaaatatacttatttttaatttttacttaaaaatatttcttataccgAAAACACCCTTAGAGTCATAGAGAGTAATGTCACACCAAACTGTTAAATGCATGTCACATTCTTATCAGTTCATGTATTTTTCTTTGAACCGACCGAAAGatttattgtaattatttaattaaaatgtggATACCCTTGATAAATTCTTTGATTTTGATGTacctttttatttaaattattaaattgttacaatattaaactttggtaacgATTTAAAAATGTTTAATACTAATTCCAACATTCTTCCCATCGTGTAATCCAATTTTGTAGTTCacacataaattttaatatatgaatgTACAAgtgaaaatataaacttatcgAGATttgataatatataattaaaaacaaaacaaaaaaacctAGAATAGTTCAAAAGCTCTAAAATTAAGAAAGACAagtatttcattattattttttttggataatttctATTGTTATgatcttttatttgatttgctAAATCAACAACAGATTATTTCACAGTAAgtttaaaatatactttaaaaaatatggtccattatctaaataattattttatatatacatacactCTTGAATGTAAGTTCACTTCCCCCAAAAACAACAAAAGGGCTTTTTATGTAATAgttgatatttatattagaatttcaagtaatatattttcattaaagtTATGTAGgatctatttaaaaaatgaaaatgctCTCTAATATAATCTTTTTCTAATACAGTATTTAAATTCAAAGTTTCTTCTTATTAATGAATCAATTAATTCTATCtatttcattataattttttttttatgagtaaaaaaattcaaattgacaATTACTCACGAACCACAACTAgagaataaaagaagaaagatccAAAACTTCAGACCCTCATATTTAACAAAAACTCCAAAAAGGTCGTAATCTTCAGCAGCAAAAGATTACATTGACCATATGTACTAGGTAATTGAAAATCGTTTAATAGCTAATTTAGAAATaagttatataaatattaaattttatataagtaataTAATACCTGATTATTTGTTAAGAGATAAATAATtcatacatcaaattaatactcactccgtttaaaaaagaatgaccttatttcctttttagtatgtttaaaaaagaacgacctcttcttttttttgtaacattttaatttcagtttttcatgtgacatgtttaaagccacaaaattaaagggcaattttgtacatttgacataactttaatttagaatcacaagttttaaaagttttctttattttcttaaactccatgtcaagtcaaactagatcattttttataaaacggaaggagtataatatttaatttatgactTAAAAATTTACCTAATTAgtactttataaaaatattaatatcaacATAACTCTAATCAGCCGCAGCGGCATGTACCACTCTCGTGATGAAAAAGACAGAACTCTATATATAAATAGTCACATATAGTTGTCCAAACTGACAAAAGAAGACTTGTCAATTTCCCCCAACGCTCTcttcttaactctctcttgaagaAGAGAGAGAGACAGGATAGGAAGCAtccaaataataaataaataaaatagtgtcTTTGGTccaagaaataattttttttcttttttgaaactggtaaggTTTTGGTCCAAGAAAGAATTGTTAACCAAATCCAAAGGGAGTTGAAGAAACCCCAAGATTTAGAATACTTTATTGACattcaagaaaatcaaaagcCAGTTTGAACTTGTATAATTTACATGGAAAGCTCTtaatttcttctcttcttccacCAACTTGGAAAGCTCttactttttcttcttataaGAAGAGTCTAAAGGGTTGAACAAAATCAGGACCccatcttctcttttttttatttgaatcatAAACCAACCAAGAAAACCCCATTTCCTATCTGggtaataattttttccttgttttatatcaatatttcaTTTTGGGTACTTagatttttggttaaaaatcTGTTCTTGATGTAGTTCTTGCTAATGTTGTGGTTTTCTGCAGGAGTTTAGTGGCTGTTCCTTGACTCTGGGagttaaaaattgaatcttggAAATTCTGTCAAAATTTGTGAAGAGGGGGGAAATGAAGTGTTTTTTTTACTTCAAGGATAGGCACAGAAATAGGGAAAGAAAATCAGCACCAGTGGTACTTCAAGATCAGAGTAAATCAGATATTTCAGGTGGTGGTGCAGAAAGGGTAACTAAGTCTTCATGTTCAACTTCTTCTGCACGTAGCTTCTCTGATGTGTATGAAGGGAAAGGTCAGAATTTGAGGGTATTCACATTCTCTGAGCTTAAACAAGcaactaataattttaatagGTTACTTAAGATTGGTGAAGGAGGTTTTGGATGTGTATACAAAGGTAACATTAAGCCTGCTGATGGAAAAGGTGAATCAACTATTGTTGCCATTAAAAAACTCAATAGAGATGGTTATCAggtaagcttttttttttttttttttttttgggagtaTGGTCCATTATGTGTAAGTGATCTTGGAATTTGTGTTTAGTTTGACTGGTAACCGAAATGTGAATGCACACATATGTGTTTTAGTGATTTGAGTGTGGCCTTATTTGTTAAATTGTTGTTATCTGTGGAACTGTTTATAGCAGCTTTGTCTGGTAATGGAGCATTAATAATATCATCATTCATTGttgttttttctgttttttgttGCTATGTTAGTGAAGGAGTATGATACTTACATGATACTTACATTACAACAATTTGGCTTCTTTCTTTGGGGGTAGGTGATGTTTAATCTTTCATCTTTAGTAAAAAGATCAAAGTATTGATGCCCTTGAAATTCACTTGTGTCTACATCCTCGTAGGATTATTCAGGAGAATGTACGcgatatatgtatatatcttgCTTGTGGAAGAGAGGAATATAGCCAACTTTGTTCCATTTACATTTCTGTTTGCTCCTTGCACTTTGCTATAAATACTATTGCCAACTCACTTTTTGCTATCTTAGGTTCAGGTTGATCATTTAATTGCTGCCCGAATGTGGATCATTTCTATATGGCTAGCAGCTTTGTAGAAACTTGATTTGATTGTATGAGAAGCTCCCCTTTCAAGTTAAAATTTGTTAAACAGAGAATAAATGTCCGTAAAGTTTAATGAGCAAATATTGGCAATTTTTGTActttctttccattggttggaAGTGCTGGTTTTCACCATTACTTGGCTGCAAGTTATGGTTGATGTGTCTTGCTTCTCTAGATTTTGCGAACTTAAATCTGTGGTCTTTTGTTTTGGAAGCTAAATAAACTTAAGTTGTTTATCTAATTGTAAACTGTAGTATTGTGTTGATCCTCTAATTGTTATGTAGGGTCATAAACAATGGGTAGCAGAAGTGCAATTTCTGGGAGTGGTAGATCACCCAAATCTCGTCAAGCTAATTGGATATTGTGCCGTTGATGGGGAAAGAGGTATTCAGAGGCTACTTGTGTATGAATTCATGTCAAATAGAAGTCTAGAAGATCATCTTTTCAGTACAGCCTTTCCAGTTCTTTCTTGGCAAAGAAGACTGCAAATGGCGCTTGGAGCAGCTCAGGGACTGGCTTATTTGCATGAAGAATTGGAAGTTCAGGTATTTTATCTGAATATTTTCTGATGTATTTGTCCaaatttttcattaatataattACAAGTGTATGAACTCTTAGTTGGATTTGTTCAATGTATAACCCAAGTGTGGAGTATCGCTTAATGCTGAAGGTATATGATCATTGATATAGCTTCACCTTTGTGGCCTAAAAAATGTTTAAGCAGAGTTTTTCTATATGCTTTCATTTATTTTCCTGATTTTTTTCGCAGTTACAAGGATTTTGACAGTGGAGTGTCTCTGTTtcaactttaaattctatcTATAAATTATAGCAATGTCTTTATTCAAgaccatttcaaattaaaacgTCATCTGCATTGGCATCTGTACtgtatatttgttcttttgaCCTTTTGTCAAACATGCAGAAAACTTGTATATACTGATTCACCACTGAAGTGGTACACTACTGCTTTTCTTAATGTACTAAACATTAATGTTCTTTCTTCTGTCAACTGTACAGGTGATATATCGTGATTTCAAGTCATCAAATGTGCTATTGGATGATGACTTCAAGCCAAAGCTTTCAGACTTTGGGCTTGCCAGAGAGGGTCCAACTGGCATGCACACACACGTTTCCACAGCGGTATGTTACGTTGATCCTTGCTCAAATACATGTTTTACAGTACTGAGAAAATAAAACACAAGTTTTTTTAGAACTTTTTGGTTAAAGATGAAGCATCTCTATGGTAAATGACCATAAATGACATGCTTTTGTGACCAGGTTGTGGGGACATGGGGGTATGCAGCACCTGATTACATAGAAACAGGACATCTCACAGCTAAGAGTGATGTGTGGAGTTTTGGTGTTGTATTATATGAGATCCTAACCGGTCGACGGTCCCTAGAAAGGAACAGACCAAAATCAGAACATAAACTTCTGGATTGGATTAAACGTTACCCTGCTGACGGCAGGAAATTTGGTATGCTCATAGATCCAAGGCTGGAAAATCAGTATTCCATCAGTGCAGCTCGAAAGATGGCAAAGTTAGCTGACACCTGTTTGTTAAAATCTGCAAAAGATCGACCCAAGATGAGTCAGGTTGTAGAAACTCTGAAGCAGATCATTCAGATTTCCGGTGAAAATAGCTCCTCCACAGACACAAGTTTCCAGAGTGTCGACGATGATCCTGTTGTAGAGGAAAAGCCAAAGCAGACAGGAGACACAGAATCAGCGAAAAGACGAATGGCTCACTTGGCTAAACTTAGTGAACATGTTGGTGGAATAAGCAGAAGAAGATTCCTGTTCATGCAGAAGGGtaaaactacataaaataagttattttttccTCCATATCAGATATCAATATGTTGAAAATTCTAGTTTTACTGAATGTGAGTGAAATATATAGTAAGTACTAATTAACTTAGCGTGTAAATGAGGTATTGCCATTTCGACTCATTAGTGGCTATAACTAGAGGCAACAATCTGTAGCATTGAGTTGTTCTATGCCTTGGGTGATAGAAATGAGAATTCATGAGGCGTAGTCATTATTGTGGTGGTTATACTATGCTCAAATTTTCATGaacatattcttatttttttcactaaccccccctcccccaacTACCCCGCTAGACAGAAAAGGAAGAGGGAGGGGagggaaaaaaaggaaagagaactTGAGTCAACGTCAACAAAGATTATACTACTCTATTTATTTAACCATGTCTTGTGGTATATTGTCGAATATAGTTTCAATAAACCAAATATAGATCTACCAACTATACACGCTGTGTTGACTGCTTACAGAAATCAATGCATTGAACTTATTGAAGCAAGtgatttctcttttttattgtttgtgATAGCAACTGTAAGCTTATTACATTTACactacaaataaaaagaaaaaaggcaaGGAAGAAGATTATGAAAAGAGGGTGTATTAAAAACTAACTTCGTCATACAAATAAGCAAACGACTTAGGCGTAACTGTTGTTATCAATTACTcgactttttcttttaatacatAAGGGGGGGCGGGTAAGGGCAAAGGAGTAGTGGGGATCGAAACCACACCTATTGTGTAGAGACACTGATACTACTCGGGCTATAAACTTTCCAGCTTCCCCCAAAGTCCAGAACAGGTCCTATTTTTGGCAGAGCCATGATACTGTATATGGCACAAGAACGAGCAACAATAAGGGGAAAAGAGAAGAGGAGAGGGGGTACCCGGGAGATTCATCATGAAGGGACAGTCATGCCAAGCTACAAGGATTACATTAAAAGGGCTCACAAAGGTACATATATCAATGCATAAAAAATGCTAGTTTCAATAAGGTTATCTGTCACTGGTTAAGTAGCAGTTCTCTTCTGAAGATGGAAGTTCATAAAACTGCGGATTAATAAATCCATCAAATAGACTGCGAGCTGCAAGTCCTGAGGGCACACTCTATTAGCAGCAGCTGACGAGTAGGAGTCTTGGAAGCATTGATTTTGACCAGTGGTTTAATCATGTTATCCATAGTGCAAATAGCAATATCAAACAGGACTTGTTCGCATTTTAATGTCACTATATTCCATATGCATGCTGTTTAATGTTGCATGCATGTGTTGCTAGACTACCCCTGGATGTCGTTGTTAACAAATACCTACTACTTTCTAATAAAAGCTTCAAGCTTTCTAGTCATGCATCCACCTTTAAGGGAGAAACAGTATTAAGAAAAGTACAGTTCATCTTCTTGTATGTTCAATGGGAATAAAAGTAACATTGTTAACATGAAAATTCTTCAGCCATTTATGTAATTAGGACATATCGTAAATTGTGATTAAAAGAGACATGGATAAAGACAACACCTAAACCAATTTTTTCAATAAGCTGAAAAGTGAGAAGGGTTGGGAGCACAATGCAAGGATGACATTAAACTTCCTGTCAGTAAATCCTTGAAATAACATTGTTCAAAGAAAGAAACACAATGTTTGACCTGAACTCATTTGCAGAGACATAGACCTTTATATGGAAGTTGCATACACAGTTATACTATATGAagatatgtttaaaaaataaacttaccAGCTCTATCATTGTTGGGAGGTTTACAAACATCTACAACAAAAAATCCCAGGCTAGTTGGGTCTGCATGTGAATCCTAATCATCCATTTCATGCTGTTTGTACCAGGTCCGCAAAATTTCAAACGGTAACAACGACAGAAGCTGGCACAACCTTTTTTGATCGACAGCAGCTAGCAAACCCTCTTTTGATCGACAGCAGTTGGTAAAACCTTACAATAACAAATTCACGATCCTCGAGAATTTACTGCTGTCGCTGTGTTTCCATAACGCAGCTCTTGATATTTTATCATTCATCATAATAGTTCCTTTTCAGGATCAAATCTTTAGGCACATCCAGAACAAGCAATAATTTACTTTCCATAACCTTCATTATCAACTCAAGAAAACATCAGGGAAATTCCGTACATAGAGCAGCATCTAAGTCTTTTCTCCCTCAGGTGCACAGATGAGTGATAGAGGAGTCATCACATAATCTTTTTCAAGCAGTCCTCTGGGCACAATTTGGATCTCCAAACTGAAAGAAACTCGAGTAAATCAACATCTTGTTTTAGGATAAATAGTCAATCAGATTCGACACAACCAAGTGGATAAATTATAAGCAAGAATCCACAATCATTTCAGTCTTTCCATTTCCTCATTATTCACATGAGCAAAACTGAGagtaaacaaattttaaaatgttaaagTCTGATAACCTAAAATAGCTTCAGAATCATCATTGAGCTAATAATGTAAATAATGCAGAGAAAAGCAGTCTGGAAACTAATCATGTTTGTCAATTGAAAATTGGGTGATAGACATGCCAGAATACTGATACTTGGGATTTTTGGTGAGAGTGGAAAGTTTCTAACAAAAAGCAGGGCTTTAGGAAGTGAAGAAAGGAAAGTAGACTTCAGGAGAAGCACAGTGTTGAGGGATTATCGCAGTTCAGAAGACAATACTAGCAAAAAGTAGGCGGCAGAAATCATGGAGGTCAGAGTGCCAGATGTCGATTCCTGAAAGAATGTTTCCTAGATTAACGATTAAGCACAAACTCAAAGTAGCTGATTCTAATCCCTCTAACAAAACTCATCTCATAAATCTAAAACTTTTAACAGTAAACAAGTAATGGCCAATGCAAATCTTACCTTTTAAGTACCGAGATCATCAAaattctatataaatatatggtacATAACAAATGCTTGGTTGAACAGAGATAACGCAGTACGACTCAAATTTTCTGTCAGCCAGAAAGATGCAACAATACTGCTTGGTTGAAGGGAGGCAAGGCAGTATGACTCAACTTTCTGTCAGCCAGAAAAATAGGTGCTTCAAAAAGTTGGAAAACCATGTATGGTTGCTGAAAAgtacattttattttctttacgaTAGCGTTATTCCATATCCGGTGCTATTACCTACCCATTTCTAGAAGACCCCATAAGCCATCTCACAAAACCTATCCAGATTCCAGCATCAATTTTTTCATGAGTTTATCTAGTTCAGAACAATTTCATGATTTCAACAGGAGAAAGCATTCCAACAACTAAGAAGCTCGAATTCAAGAAAGATCTCTAAGGTTAATCAAACTGAAAACAGAAGAACAAAAGTCTGTAGGAAGTGCACATGAAAATCGTATACTATACAAAGTATAAGGTATATACCGGCATTCATAAATTTTGCAACTTGCCATAGAAACTGCAGCTTCACGACGCAATTACCAACTTCAGTGTCGGGAAGCATCATCGGTTATAAGAAATTCAAGCTTCTTCAGCATTTGAAAATTGTACTGAAGCTAATTCTTTCAGTAGGTTTTTCTGTTTTCATTTCCACAAGAATTTCCGGGTTGGTAGTCATTCAGTTTCTTGCTCTTTCATCAGATTGCTAAACAGTAGCCTTGTTGACTAACTTGAAGGACCCACAAGGTCCATCCTCAACTAGTTCGAAAGAGCTGTCATTATTATCACTATATGCCCTACTTCTACGTATGTAGTCGTAGGTAATGTACATGAGGAAGTCTAGAAAAAGACTCTTTTCTGTTGTTTCTGTACAATAATCTGTGTTTTCTtgtatacaaagagaagatttGTCCAATATTTTATGTGTTATTTCGTCAAACTCAAATCCAATTTCGCTCAACTTCTTCCCCCAAACCAACGCACGCTGAGGTAGTCCCTGCTTCCATAGATGAGAAAGTAGTAAATTAGCTGTAACAGTGTTTGGGATGAATGCCATCTTAAGCAACTTTGCAGCCAAAATCATTGCACGGTCCAATATGTCATTGCAAGCACTATTCATCATAATGTTGTATGTAACAGTATTTGGCACCACACCAGCAGATACAAGCTCATCCAGAATCATAACAGCTCGATTTATCCTCCTAGTACTACAGAAACTATGAATCCTTATATTGTAGGTTGTGATGTCAGGTTCCCATCCACTGGCATACATTCTTGTCATAAAGTTATCTGCATTAACCACATCAAATGCCTTACAGAATCCATTGATCAAGGTGTTATACGTAGCAATATCAGGCTGTAAACCACTTCGATGCATTTCCACGAAACAGTCAATAGCAGGTTTCATCCTTCCCTGTTT belongs to Solanum stenotomum isolate F172 chromosome 1, ASM1918654v1, whole genome shotgun sequence and includes:
- the LOC125867374 gene encoding probable serine/threonine-protein kinase PBL19 — protein: MKCFFYFKDRHRNRERKSAPVVLQDQSKSDISGGGAERVTKSSCSTSSARSFSDVYEGKGQNLRVFTFSELKQATNNFNRLLKIGEGGFGCVYKGNIKPADGKGESTIVAIKKLNRDGYQGHKQWVAEVQFLGVVDHPNLVKLIGYCAVDGERGIQRLLVYEFMSNRSLEDHLFSTAFPVLSWQRRLQMALGAAQGLAYLHEELEVQVIYRDFKSSNVLLDDDFKPKLSDFGLAREGPTGMHTHVSTAVVGTWGYAAPDYIETGHLTAKSDVWSFGVVLYEILTGRRSLERNRPKSEHKLLDWIKRYPADGRKFGMLIDPRLENQYSISAARKMAKLADTCLLKSAKDRPKMSQVVETLKQIIQISGENSSSTDTSFQSVDDDPVVEEKPKQTGDTESAKRRMAHLAKLSEHVGGISRRRFLFMQKGKTT